From the Lactuca sativa cultivar Salinas chromosome 9, Lsat_Salinas_v11, whole genome shotgun sequence genome, the window TTTTGGCTTTATTTGGACCTAGGGTTTGATATCTTGATCTCTTtgggtgtcttaatggataaaattcaaaactttattcatttagaCTATAGTATGGACCAAATTTAAGCTTTAGAGCTCTTATAATCGAAGAatacaacttaatccattaagctattGGAATCTCAGCTCCCACGGCATGGCCATAGGTCGCCATTGTGTAACGACTGGGAATTTCCCGTCTGTTTGATCGCAtgatggccacgacgtggccaaggaaggccacgaCGTAGCGGTTGACTAAAGTCAACATTGGTCGTTGACTTTTGTcatgggttgacttttggtctAGATGGATGGTTTTAGTGTGTAGACTAAGGTTAGACCTTGTATGATGTGATGGGAGCGTTGTAGCAACGGTTAAGGCTTTGAGCTATGGTTTAGTTGATTTGTGAgtcaggtgagtctccttatAGTATTACgggccgaaggcaccaatgccgacccattggattatgTTATAGTATGCTAGCTGTCATTGTGACTCTTTCATTGTACGGTGGGCTCAGCCCATTTACATGCATGAGTGGGCTAGGCCCATTTGCACAAGTGGGTTGTGCCTATTATATTACGGGACATATACATTGTATGTCGAactaggcccatttgtatgttgggctaggcccattaaGTAGGAAGGGGCTAGACCCATTATTATGGGTTGGGCCTAATGTGCGGGCTAGGCCTAaagatatgtatggtatatggtattttggggaactcactaagctttatgattACAGTttcatgtttatggtttcaggtacttccggtacgaAAATGAAGGGCCTGACGTGACCGTACGACATCCCCCAACGTTTTCCACTTTGGCAATTTATtacttttactctgatgtttaaatgatATAATCAATTTTGTTGGTTTTGGAACAAATCATTTGTATGGTTTaagtgtttttaaaatgaaaattttcttatgaatttttgggatgttacataaaaatTGCTAACCTTTCTCGTGAATGGGAAGAATCGTGACTATTGTGAATGAATGCGTGGCGGCGGTGGATTAGGCATTGATTCTGATCGATGATTAGGTTGTAGGTAGTGCGAAGGCATTCCAACGAAGAAGGGTTGTTGGTCTGGTCTCTCCTGTTAGTTGAAGAAGAAGTGAATGGTCATAGATTTAAtgtaatatcatatatattgAATGTCCATAACTCACAAATCCTATatattaggattaaattaaaacaaaataaactaaatattatattaatttacTGTTATGCCCCTATCCAAGTTTTTTAAACGAGCGAGTAAAATTGAGTTGCACGTTAacacaataaatattagttacatGTGATCTtagcgctctctctctctctctctctctctctctctctctatatatatatatatatatatatatatatatatacacacacacacacacactataataaatgaagatctattttgtcacatgtcaatcttacatgagttttgacacttgtcattttgtgatatttgTGAAATAAATAACATCTATATGTCAATTTTtgagaggttttttttttttttttttttaatttttagaattaaaaagccacataatacgtatatttatatatgtaaattatTAAATGTAATATATGTGATAGAAAATTACAATTAattctttatttcaaaattttgttttagaaaatatttattatttgcactttgatatttaatttttttttaatcaacccgtgtaatacacgagtttacacctattctatatatatatatatatatatatatatatatatatatatatatatatatatatatatatattatttgagtGATTAGTGTAATATATAAAGTTAAACGACACGAacaaatgaaaaattaaataaaaaatgttaaaaCGGGGGATTTGGAGTGGGAGAGGGGTAATTTTGAAATTCAAAAGGGTGGGGTGGGGAAGGGCTGGGAAGGACAGAAATTCGAGATAGGGTGAAGGGTTGGgaaagtaaaatgataaaaatattgaGATACTAAATTGGGCGTGACACTTGTGAATACGTGTTAGGGACTATTTGCAAAGTAAAATTCGGTATAAAAGCAAGCTAGAATTGCCCCAAATTATTGATCATCCATTACCATATATCATACTAAAGTTCAAATCTTTTTGTAGCCAATTGCCCATATAAATAATAGTATACTTTTTAGTCATATTAGACCAAACTTCAAACAAATGGATGCCCCATTGCTCCCACCATTTGTTGTAATTAAAATTGTCGTATGTGCCCTActtatgcatttcaaatttgctttaATTGCTTTTCTCACCCATTTAATCCACCAATAACTATAAAAAGATATAattataatcttaattaacataaAAATAATTTACAGATCCACATGACATTGACACGTTGCTATAATACTTCTTTTTTGATAAAACATATTGCTATCTCTCAATGAATGAGCACTTTATTATTCAATCGACTTGTAGATGATTTGCAATTTTGCATTAACTTATTAAAGACAACAATAGAACTGGATCATACTAATTAATtccaatattttttttacttttgattGATATTTGTTGCAAATtacaagtattttaaataaaaagatcAAAATCTACAACACAAAGGGAATTCAAGCAACAAAACTTCCCATCAAAAACAAAATATGCCAACACACtaatttcaaaaccctaataaaCTAGACGCAAGTCCAAGTAAAGGGTCCAATGCACTCGGACTAAACTTCCGAGCAAACAAAAAACAAATGGACGTTTTTCCTTTATTATACGCACAATTCGTCCCATTATTCCTAATCGATCGTATCAAATTCTCCGTAACATCATCCGCCCCAAAAGTTGCCGGATGTGGGCCCCCCAGTGACCAATCAACATAAGTAACCGTCCGATTTGCATTAAGATCACCGTAAAACATGTGCACGAATGTAGGCAAGTAATGCTCATCGGGGTAGCAAGAAGGTAAGCAATATGATTTGAAGAGGTTGTAGTATTTTGTATCGGAGATTATTTTGATGCCAATTGTACGGTGGATCTCGAACCATTGAGACCCTTTTCTCCAATCACGGAGCTTGATGTCGGGTTTCATCCGACGGCTGTAACGACCCCGCCCGTAACGAGATGGGTCATCGTAGGAGTCTAGGAAGCTGTGTGTTGACCCGATGAGGTAGTTGTAGATGGTTGGGAAGTTGTATATTGGAATGCAACTTTCGGATAGGAGGATAAATCGGTCATTTGAGAAGTCAAGTAACGCGTTGCCTAGAAGTCGCCTTTCCGCATCGACTAGTGTCACTGTTCCCCATTTCACATCCTGAAAATGAAAGAAAAGAAATATAATTTGTGTTTGACATGTATTGGATTTGACTCGTAGCAACACAAAAAGGTGGAACAAGATGTTAACAAACATGGcctaaactcatgtttgtcaagTAGAATAGGGACTAGACAAAACAAAGAAATAGGTTTTAGTGCATTTGACATGTATTGACTAAGGTTGAGGTTGAGAGTTGAGACTCATGTCAATAAgacaaaaaatgcaattttttgtCTTTTGCAAAAAGGTGGAACATGTGGGAGAGGGACTAGCAATCTCTCTCGtctctccaaaaaaaaaaaaacataaatacccTCCTTGTCATTTTGAAAATAGcatttgaaaactttttttttttttttttgcttatctAATCATGTCACATGTAACAAACACAACCTAGGCCTAAGCCTAAAGCCTAAAACCCCATTTGTTGTGTAGGACAATAGTGATATAACAAATTTGGTACAGTTAGGGTGCATCAACAAAAATTGCAATTTTGTACCATGGAAACAGATGGGGTACCATGGAAACAGATGGGGTATACATGCAAAAGAATTGCAATTTGGTACAGTTAGGGTGCATCGTTATTAAAAAAGTTTATTTAGTACAACTCATGTGTACCATGTGACAAAGGCAACCTAAGAAAATTGACTAAAAACCCTACAAAAATCATCGATTTCTTCTGGGAAGAGATTCAAAATTCTGAACAAATTATCATTATATGCAATCATCTAAGCTAAGCAAGCATAAAACGATCATCAAAATAGGAACAGAATCATATTCATACCTGGCTAGGAATCTGTCGCTGATAAAAAACCGAAGAATTCTCATAATCCAAACGAACCCCAGGATTGCTATGAACATAAATCGAATACTTATTCTCATCTTGACCTCGAAAAAACCTCTCCCACAAAGGTAAGAATGGCAGAGGCCCTCTTGTCATGAACATAAACGCCAGCTTAGGCACTCGATCAAAAGGGTACTCAGGTTTATCAGGCACCATTGAAGCCCTCCAAAAGAGCTCGTTATCAGTCATTCGATGCGTCAGATTCTTAGGCATTCGAAAGCTCTCCATGCTTAAGCAATCGTCATTCTTGCAATTTGAATTCGTACTACAGTTCTGATCGTAAGTAGCTGTTTTGGCATAACTTGGCGCAGGAGCAGCCGTTGTGTAATCTGTATAGAAATTATCGGGCCTTGAAGTGATGAAATACCTATCGACATGTGAACTTGAAGTCAAACCAATTATTATACCGATGACGAAAAGAATTAGAAAGCAAAGAAGTCTAATTAATCCGATTGACGAATCTTTGAACACAAACTCATCTTTTTCCCCTCTACCCCTCATCTTATAATTCATTATACACAGAAAATAATACTCTAAATTAAATTAAATCGACGCTGATAAGTTGCAGAAATTTTGAGTTAGTGAACAGAGTTGAATTTCGAGACTGGGATTGTGTTCATCCAATCTACATTGTGTTGATGGAATTGCAGTTTCAATCGAAGTACGAGATCTAGGAAACTAAATCGAGTTGTTGAGATCGGTGGGTGGTTTTGAAGGGGGAAACTAGGGTTTGATGAGGAAGTTGATTGGATCATCAAAATCAAATCTGCCCACAACACAAGAGTAGAAATCAAAGGCGACCCATGTTAGGGTTTATAAAGGTTTAGAAAACCCACAAACACAAACATGCGAACTTGTGTTTATCGAGAAGTGAGAGATGGAAAATCGAACGAAGATTCGGGGAGTAACAAAGCATGAATATGTATGTGTTttgttggagagagagagagagagagagagagagagagagagaggttaaagCAGAAAACTATGTAGAATCCAACATCATCgttgttaaagaataaaaaacAGCAGAGTCGTACTGTTGTAAATGACTTCGCCCCTCGTTTCTTCCACTTTTTGATTTGTTTAGGATTAGATCTTTTACAAATATTTGCTATTTTTTCCTTTCAATTAAATATTTCTTTTCCGATTTTATTATTCTTAAAAAAACTTTTCTCTATTTTAATATCTTCAAAAAATAGATATACATATAATGAATTTCTCTATATTCTTTCATTTTTATATTTAAGGGAATtttttttgtggtattttgtggttTGTTAGAATTGGAATTCAATTCCAATCATTTAATACGTTTTAATATTTAGATGGATTTCAAAATTATTTCCTAATACTTATGGAATTAAATTTCTAACATTTTTATTgtatattaaaattataaaaaactaTATTGATCGTATTTaaatgggataatgacttgaaagagtaacgaactttcgactttgttcacatttagtcactaaactttttttcgttatctatttgtcattaaactattgaaactgttcacattttacccttatgaccggctgttaccggtcataagggtaaaatgtgaacagtttcaatagtttagtggcaaatagataacgaaaaaaagtttagtgactaaatgtgaacaaaatcgaaagtttgtttccctctaaaaagttcaatagctaaatgtgaacaaacttcctattgtattatgttttagcaaattatttatttttgtttaattgtagcaacatttgttgatgaagaaatctatgaaataaaaaaacaaaatgtaacatccagatttccaggtatcataatttaagtatttttcttttgagttaagaatagggactcgacgagttgacgcctcaactcgtcgagtaaggtcgcgactgatgactcagattaatgaatggactcgacgagtcggtgaggcgactcgacgagtccacgctgttggcagaaaccctaaatctttgggcccgagccatatttaaaggcacttatggccttcaattgcgactacctttcccataagtgagaaccctagcgagcttgagtgtgtagagtgagaggaagagctatcttgagctttttggtgtgattttgcaagaaaggagaAGAGTTCCAGCAAAAGGGACCAAGGAAGGTTATTGTTCTTagttattcaagcaaggagcttcaTTTTAAGGTACAAAAATGAACCCCTTTCCTTCCCTATTGTGTAGATTCCATTTTGGGGTTAGGGCTTGAATCACTTCAAACCCCTCTTGCAAGTTTGTGTTATAGATCTGAACCCTTTTAGGTCCAaagagccgagaatatgaagcttttgtagagtaaaccttggggtttgaagttacgaatctggacccttctaggtccagagagccaagaatatgaagctttagtagagtaaaccttgggttttgaagttaggaagcatttatgggattttatggtatatatagttactttcatcttacacatagatatgaagtattttatataaattacgtgttatgtgtgcatattatttgaatccttgctgtctatgctggatgaacgattttatacatgttttaaaagatttaaacggtatatttattttatatctacaaatatgttgcggatgaaacatgggtagatgaaatagttggtgtgtgatgaaataaaatgatgagagataagtgatgatagaaaggtgatgataattaggtaaataaatgatgatgaataggtgatgtaggatgaaaagagataccataaccttaaccggaaatgtggcgatgtagtcatctaccagagtatagatggcgaccatgaactattctagacaacccatGGAAACACCAGTaggcccataacctgtaggtgatgaattacgagttcagtcgatgttgtaactacatattcatgcgatgatactctaaccccttactattaattacgagttcagacgatgttgtaactacgtattcatgggatgtcacaaattctgcatgccaaaccaatggtcataattcacatcaatgagaatgattcatttttttgtaaaaccaaaatcagattggaaattttgatttttgagtttgaaaaatgtcaaaccattggttttttatttcggtttcggttttttgttttttttttaaatatattttcagggtttttatttatttatttttattttatagatttcttcatcaacaaatgttgctacaatttaacaaaaataaataatttgctaaaacttaatacaagaggaagtttgttcacatttagtcattgaactttttagagggaaacgaacttttgattttgttcatatttagtcactaaactttttttcgttatctatttgccactaaactactgaaactgttcacattttacccttatgaccggtaacagtcggtcataagggtaaaatgtgaacagttttaaTAGTTTAATGACAAAttgataacgaaaaaaagtttagtgactaaatgtgaaaaaagtcgaaagt encodes:
- the LOC111883966 gene encoding glycosyltransferase BC10, which translates into the protein MNYKMRGRGEKDEFVFKDSSIGLIRLLCFLILFVIGIIIGLTSSSHVDRYFITSRPDNFYTDYTTAAPAPSYAKTATYDQNCSTNSNCKNDDCLSMESFRMPKNLTHRMTDNELFWRASMVPDKPEYPFDRVPKLAFMFMTRGPLPFLPLWERFFRGQDENKYSIYVHSNPGVRLDYENSSVFYQRQIPSQDVKWGTVTLVDAERRLLGNALLDFSNDRFILLSESCIPIYNFPTIYNYLIGSTHSFLDSYDDPSRYGRGRYSRRMKPDIKLRDWRKGSQWFEIHRTIGIKIISDTKYYNLFKSYCLPSCYPDEHYLPTFVHMFYGDLNANRTVTYVDWSLGGPHPATFGADDVTENLIRSIRNNGTNCAYNKGKTSICFLFARKFSPSALDPLLGLASSLLGF